One window from the genome of Pseudanabaena yagii GIHE-NHR1 encodes:
- a CDS encoding nuclear transport factor 2 family protein — MEIKPPLPPFTLETAKAKIQAAEDAWNTRNPDRVALAYTEDSEWRNRNEFLKGRDEIREFLKRKWAKELDYRLRKELWCFMDNRIAVRFEYEYHDQDGNWYRAYGNENWEFAENGLMMRRFASINDLAIQESDRKFRWERN, encoded by the coding sequence ATGGAAATTAAACCACCGCTTCCACCATTTACCCTAGAAACTGCGAAAGCGAAAATCCAAGCTGCCGAAGATGCTTGGAATACGCGCAATCCCGATCGCGTAGCTCTTGCCTATACCGAAGATTCGGAATGGCGCAATCGCAATGAATTTTTGAAGGGACGCGATGAGATCAGAGAATTTCTCAAACGCAAATGGGCAAAAGAATTAGATTACCGCTTGCGAAAAGAACTCTGGTGCTTCATGGATAATCGGATTGCGGTGCGTTTTGAGTATGAATACCACGATCAAGATGGTAATTGGTATCGCGCCTATGGCAATGAAAACTGGGAGTTTGCCGAAAATGGCTTGATGATGCGCCGCTTCGCTAGCATTAATGATCTTGCGATTCAAGAAAGCGATCGTAAATTTCGTTGGGAACGCAATTAA
- a CDS encoding DUF3143 domain-containing protein has translation MALPSPTTPLYNHPLPALEAWLDEQGCYQDQSNPNVWRVTRPSWQAEIIMDVEDIRVRYIQDAYGGKEIQRAFPYSLSRQDVEDAIFTGP, from the coding sequence ATGGCGCTTCCATCACCAACTACCCCGCTTTACAATCACCCTTTGCCAGCACTTGAAGCATGGTTAGATGAGCAAGGTTGTTATCAGGATCAGTCAAATCCCAATGTTTGGCGCGTCACTCGTCCTTCATGGCAAGCTGAAATTATCATGGATGTTGAAGATATCAGGGTGCGATATATTCAAGATGCCTATGGCGGTAAAGAAATTCAAAGGGCTTTTCCCTATTCCCTCAGCCGCCAAGATGTAGAAGATGCAATTTTTACAGGTCCATAG
- a CDS encoding glutathione S-transferase family protein — MIKLHGHEISGNSYKARLMLSLLNLDYEWVRVDLMKGEHKTPEYLAKNPFGQVPLLIDDETIIADSQAILVYLARKYGGEQWLPTDALPMAQVIRWLSTAAGEVRQGTENARLFHLFGAGTKINIDRATEKSHFILKQLDQHLSTRTWLECDRPTIADVAIYPYISLAKDGKIELDAYTHVLNWMERFQKLAGYVPMLGA; from the coding sequence ATGATTAAGCTCCATGGTCACGAAATCTCTGGCAATAGCTACAAAGCCCGTTTGATGTTGTCGCTACTTAATCTGGATTATGAATGGGTCAGGGTTGATCTGATGAAAGGTGAACATAAAACGCCCGAATACTTGGCAAAGAATCCCTTTGGTCAAGTACCTTTACTGATCGATGACGAAACCATAATTGCTGATTCACAGGCAATCTTGGTGTACTTAGCGAGAAAGTATGGCGGCGAACAATGGCTACCCACCGATGCTTTGCCAATGGCTCAAGTAATTCGCTGGTTGTCCACGGCTGCGGGTGAGGTGCGTCAAGGAACTGAGAATGCGCGTCTTTTCCATTTATTCGGAGCAGGAACAAAGATTAATATCGATCGCGCCACAGAGAAATCGCATTTTATTCTCAAACAACTCGATCAGCATTTGAGTACTCGAACTTGGCTAGAGTGCGATCGCCCCACGATTGCCGATGTCGCCATCTATCCCTATATTTCCTTAGCTAAGGATGGCAAAATTGAACTTGATGCATATACCCATGTTTTGAATTGGATGGAACGCTTTCAAAAGCTTGCGGGTTATGTCCCCATGCTAGGAGCCTAA
- a CDS encoding J domain-containing protein, translating into MSNSKPPSNKTANGSNELPNNPQFAAKVDKTYYALLGVSPWASEIEIRRAYRDLSKLYHPDTTQLSKEVAIENFRKINEAYATLSNADRRSAYDRLIQFSRFQYTNSNNGVKSQNQAPSNLQTIDDDGLPTERPLSGGELFSLLLIGATLVACLVLAILVAWLRGDRLLPEAITPLSIVFR; encoded by the coding sequence ATGTCTAACTCTAAGCCACCATCTAACAAAACCGCAAATGGCAGTAACGAATTGCCAAATAATCCTCAATTTGCTGCCAAGGTAGACAAAACCTACTATGCCCTATTAGGTGTCAGTCCTTGGGCGAGTGAAATTGAAATTCGCCGAGCCTATCGCGATCTCAGCAAGCTCTATCACCCTGACACGACTCAGTTATCTAAAGAGGTGGCGATCGAGAATTTCCGAAAAATTAATGAGGCTTACGCAACGCTTAGTAATGCCGATCGCCGTAGTGCCTATGATCGCCTAATCCAATTTTCGCGATTTCAATATACAAATTCAAACAATGGTGTAAAATCGCAAAATCAAGCACCAAGCAATCTCCAGACAATTGATGATGATGGACTGCCTACAGAACGCCCCTTATCTGGGGGAGAACTATTTTCACTCTTGTTAATTGGTGCTACGCTAGTTGCCTGTTTAGTTTTAGCGATCTTAGTTGCTTGGCTGCGTGGCGATCGCCTTTTACCAGAAGCGATCACACCTTTATCAATTGTTTTTCGTTAA
- a CDS encoding phosphatidate cytidylyltransferase has translation MPSWTRIISALLVVPLALGAIALGGWAFTAAFALLVVLGQMEYFALVRAKEIVPASKITIFVSLVLLIASQLQVGLADAMIPIAGTFICFYLLFQSRIATIADIAASILGLFYVGYLPSFWIRIRGIDDGVLFQVSDRLQQFDIFNYLRNIEFLSWLRITFPVTNGSVYVLMGFCCIWASDVGAYIFGKIWGRTRLSDISPKKTVEGAIAGLLCCCATAIIWAFSVGWHNWLISGLILGLLIGIAGLLGDLTESMMKRDAGVKDSGQIMPGHGGILDRADSYMFTAPLVYYFFTLILPIIS, from the coding sequence ATGCCTTCTTGGACTCGCATTATTAGTGCTTTATTAGTCGTTCCACTTGCATTAGGCGCGATCGCGCTAGGTGGTTGGGCGTTCACAGCCGCTTTTGCGCTGTTAGTGGTTTTGGGTCAGATGGAATATTTCGCACTAGTAAGAGCTAAAGAGATTGTTCCTGCTAGCAAAATTACGATCTTTGTCAGCTTAGTGTTGCTGATCGCATCGCAATTACAGGTTGGGCTAGCGGATGCAATGATCCCGATCGCAGGCACATTTATTTGCTTTTATCTCCTCTTTCAGTCCCGCATTGCCACTATCGCTGACATTGCCGCTTCGATTTTAGGTTTATTTTATGTTGGATACTTACCTAGCTTCTGGATTCGGATCAGGGGCATTGATGATGGCGTACTTTTTCAAGTAAGCGATCGCCTACAGCAGTTTGATATTTTTAATTATTTACGCAATATCGAGTTTTTAAGCTGGTTGCGAATTACGTTTCCTGTCACCAATGGCAGTGTTTATGTCCTGATGGGCTTTTGTTGTATTTGGGCTTCAGATGTCGGTGCTTATATCTTTGGCAAGATCTGGGGACGGACTCGCCTCTCTGATATCAGTCCGAAGAAAACCGTCGAAGGCGCGATCGCAGGTTTGTTATGTTGCTGCGCCACTGCGATTATTTGGGCTTTTAGTGTAGGTTGGCACAACTGGTTGATATCTGGATTAATTTTAGGGCTACTGATTGGGATCGCAGGTTTGTTGGGTGATTTAACTGAATCAATGATGAAACGTGATGCTGGTGTCAAGGATTCTGGACAAATTATGCCCGGACATGGTGGCATTCTGGATCGTGCTGATAGCTATATGTTCACTGCACCTTTGGTGTATTACTTCTTTACTTTAATTTTGCCAATCATTAGCTAG
- a CDS encoding XisH family protein → MPAKDLFHQLVKTALEKEGWTITHDPYHIDLGFVDLYIDLGAERLIAAIKDNEKIAIEIKTFLSASTISEFHTAIGQFINYRIALEAEESDRILYLAIPSEAYKRFFQYPFIQTVIHRNQIPLLVYDPTKQEIAKWIR, encoded by the coding sequence ATGCCAGCAAAAGATCTATTTCACCAACTTGTTAAGACAGCCCTTGAAAAAGAAGGCTGGACAATCACACATGATCCTTATCATATTGATTTAGGCTTTGTTGATTTGTATATTGACTTGGGTGCAGAGCGGTTAATTGCTGCAATCAAAGATAATGAGAAAATTGCGATTGAAATCAAAACATTTTTATCAGCGTCAACAATTTCTGAATTTCATACTGCCATTGGACAATTTATCAACTATCGCATTGCTCTAGAGGCAGAGGAATCAGACAGAATACTATACTTAGCGATACCATCAGAAGCTTACAAACGCTTCTTTCAATATCCTTTTATTCAAACCGTAATTCACCGTAATCAGATTCCTTTATTGGTGTATGACCCCACAAAACAGGAGATTGCAAAATGGATAAGATAA
- a CDS encoding XisI protein — protein sequence MDKINLYRQFIQESLIKRAKLRSINDPVQSQLAFDREGDHYQLINLGWKNNNTRIYGCAIHVDIIGDKIWVQHDGTEDAIADELVAKGVPSKDIVLAYHSPYLRQYTEFAVG from the coding sequence ATGGATAAGATAAATTTGTATCGTCAATTCATCCAAGAATCACTCATCAAAAGGGCAAAACTACGCTCAATCAACGATCCAGTTCAAAGTCAACTAGCATTTGACCGCGAAGGCGATCACTATCAACTCATCAATTTAGGCTGGAAAAATAACAATACCCGTATCTATGGCTGTGCGATCCATGTTGATATTATTGGTGACAAAATATGGGTGCAACATGACGGAACTGAAGATGCGATCGCCGATGAGTTAGTAGCCAAGGGTGTCCCCAGTAAAGATATTGTGCTTGCCTACCATTCTCCATATCTCCGCCAATACACAGAATTCGCCGTAGGATAA
- a CDS encoding VIT domain-containing protein: MKLIQPIYIAIPVAIALAGMVAHRTLAQSNPMSKPLSTPTSMITSGIIEPVSDRSTNPSESTQNLKERPVGGLYVQTRDRKQQPFTLTNTDVKGKISGNISRVEVTQTFQNPYDKPLEAIYVFPLPDQAAVDDMEIKIGDRVIKGDIKKREEAKEIYERARQEGRTAGLLEQERDNIFTQSLANIKPGEQIKVTIRYTESLKFEKGDYEFVFPMVVGPRYIPGQAIDSKGNTNQVPDASRIKPPVLRPETRSGNDISVSLQIDAGVPIRNLYSTSHRLDVKNNGEKVELKLANGDNIPNKDLIVRYKVSGDRTTPTVLTTTTNQGGHFATYLIPAIAYRADQIVPKDVVFLMDTSGSQSGDPIIKSRELMTRFINGLNANDTFTIIDFSSTTRQLSSYPLPNTAANRQKALNYINQIDANGGTELMNGINVATSFPPPTDGRIRSIVLITDGYIGNDNEVIANVQKRLKKGNRLYSFGVGSSVNRYLLERVAEMGRGTARVVRQDEPTQEVAEKFFRQINNPVLTNIQVKWEGEGSAPEIYPSNAPDLFAEQPLVLFGKKGDRVNGKVKITGIAAGGERYEQTLDINFGGENSNLGIAQLWGRARIKDLMNQMFGGEVKSLVDAVTQTALNYRLLSQYTAFVAVSEEVRVDPEGEKVTVQVPVLIPEGVSYDATVDGVPKPSALSSVNAPAPLPVAPSFNTSGRLQGAVIYSGKDQLQPRLRGNANASMEDAKVANQLPSAQIQVVSITGLTGLDVVTAQQLITQQLSSINVPTGVNGVIILEIPIQNGRLTRFVLDDVASSIKDQNLIESIKRSLQNVVLPSSAQGTMRLTLKVNS; this comes from the coding sequence ATGAAATTAATTCAGCCGATTTATATAGCGATCCCTGTGGCGATCGCCCTTGCGGGAATGGTTGCCCATCGCACATTAGCCCAGTCTAATCCCATGAGTAAACCTCTAAGTACTCCCACCTCTATGATTACTTCAGGAATTATTGAACCAGTTAGCGATCGCTCAACTAATCCCTCAGAGTCTACGCAAAACCTTAAAGAGCGCCCTGTGGGTGGGCTGTATGTGCAAACACGCGATCGCAAACAGCAACCCTTTACCCTCACCAATACCGATGTTAAGGGCAAGATCTCAGGGAACATCTCGCGAGTAGAAGTTACCCAAACCTTCCAAAACCCCTACGATAAGCCCCTAGAAGCGATCTATGTATTTCCCCTACCCGATCAAGCGGCTGTCGATGATATGGAAATTAAGATCGGCGATCGCGTGATTAAGGGAGATATCAAAAAGCGTGAGGAAGCCAAAGAAATCTATGAACGCGCCCGTCAAGAGGGACGCACCGCAGGTTTGCTAGAACAGGAACGCGATAATATTTTCACGCAATCCCTAGCGAATATTAAACCAGGGGAACAAATCAAGGTAACGATTCGCTATACCGAGAGCCTGAAGTTTGAGAAGGGCGATTACGAATTTGTGTTCCCAATGGTCGTAGGTCCTCGCTACATTCCCGGACAAGCGATCGATTCTAAGGGCAATACTAACCAAGTCCCCGATGCTTCAAGGATTAAGCCGCCTGTACTCCGTCCCGAAACGCGATCGGGCAACGATATTAGCGTCAGTTTACAAATTGATGCAGGTGTTCCCATTCGCAATCTCTATTCCACTTCCCATCGCCTTGATGTGAAAAACAATGGCGAAAAGGTAGAGCTAAAGCTTGCCAATGGCGACAATATTCCCAATAAAGACTTGATCGTGCGCTACAAGGTTAGTGGCGATCGCACAACGCCCACGGTTCTCACCACAACTACTAACCAAGGCGGACACTTTGCGACTTACCTAATTCCCGCGATCGCCTATCGTGCCGATCAAATTGTGCCGAAGGATGTCGTCTTTTTGATGGATACATCGGGTTCACAATCGGGCGATCCGATTATCAAATCTAGAGAGTTAATGACTCGCTTTATCAATGGCTTAAATGCCAATGATACCTTCACGATTATTGATTTCTCTAGCACCACCCGTCAGCTTTCTAGCTATCCCTTGCCCAATACTGCCGCCAATCGTCAAAAGGCTCTGAACTATATCAATCAGATTGATGCCAATGGCGGTACGGAATTAATGAATGGCATCAATGTGGCTACAAGCTTTCCACCTCCCACTGATGGCAGGATTCGCAGTATTGTCTTGATTACGGATGGTTACATTGGCAATGATAATGAAGTCATAGCCAATGTCCAAAAGAGATTAAAGAAAGGAAATCGCCTCTATAGTTTTGGAGTCGGTAGTTCTGTTAATCGCTATTTGCTAGAGCGAGTTGCAGAAATGGGACGCGGCACAGCGCGAGTCGTGCGTCAGGACGAACCCACTCAAGAAGTTGCCGAAAAGTTCTTCCGTCAAATTAACAATCCCGTTCTCACTAATATCCAAGTGAAATGGGAAGGTGAGGGTTCCGCCCCAGAAATCTATCCCAGCAATGCGCCTGATTTATTCGCTGAACAACCCCTAGTCCTCTTTGGGAAAAAAGGTGATCGCGTTAATGGCAAGGTCAAAATCACAGGCATCGCCGCAGGTGGTGAACGCTACGAGCAAACCCTTGATATTAATTTCGGTGGCGAGAATAGCAATCTGGGAATTGCTCAACTCTGGGGACGCGCCCGCATTAAGGATCTGATGAATCAGATGTTCGGCGGCGAAGTGAAATCCCTAGTGGATGCGGTTACGCAAACAGCTCTCAACTATCGCTTATTATCTCAATACACCGCCTTTGTTGCTGTCAGCGAAGAAGTGCGCGTAGATCCTGAAGGCGAAAAAGTAACAGTTCAAGTACCTGTCTTAATTCCTGAAGGTGTAAGCTACGATGCTACTGTTGACGGCGTTCCAAAACCATCTGCCCTCTCATCAGTCAATGCTCCCGCACCTTTACCTGTAGCACCATCCTTTAACACTTCTGGAAGGTTACAAGGAGCCGTAATTTACTCAGGTAAAGATCAATTGCAACCTAGACTGAGAGGCAATGCCAACGCTTCTATGGAAGATGCCAAGGTGGCGAATCAATTACCTAGTGCCCAAATTCAAGTGGTGAGCATTACAGGCTTAACTGGGCTAGACGTAGTAACGGCTCAACAGTTAATTACACAACAGTTAAGCTCCATCAATGTTCCCACTGGTGTCAATGGTGTAATTATTTTAGAAATCCCCATTCAAAATGGACGACTCACTAGATTTGTATTGGATGATGTGGCTTCAAGCATTAAGGATCAAAACCTAATTGAGTCGATCAAGCGATCGCTACAGAATGTAGTCCTACCATCATCTGCTCAAGGCACAATGCGTCTCACCCTCAAAGTAAATAGCTAA
- the dapA gene encoding 4-hydroxy-tetrahydrodipicolinate synthase, producing the protein MSEIDFGRLLTAMITPFDKEGNVDYAQAEKLAHHLVETGTDTIVVCGTTGESPTLSWDEEYQLFTVIQQAIAGKAKIMAGTGSNSTSEAISATQKAAHLGLDGTLQVTPYYNKPPQEGLYQHFRAIAEAAPELPILLYNVPGRTGCKLEPETVARLAEIPSIIGIKEATGDLDQASLIRALTTAEFAIYSGDDSLTLPLMAVGAKGVVSVASHLVGNQLQAMMQSFAAGKFSEALQIHLQLFPLFKALFLTTNPIPLKLALRLVGLDTGVVRSPLVMGNAELEAKLKAVLTEVGILA; encoded by the coding sequence ATGAGTGAAATCGATTTCGGACGTTTACTAACAGCAATGATTACGCCCTTTGATAAAGAAGGGAATGTCGATTATGCACAAGCCGAAAAGCTCGCCCATCATCTTGTGGAAACAGGCACTGATACGATTGTCGTGTGCGGTACGACAGGCGAATCACCTACCCTAAGCTGGGACGAAGAATATCAGTTGTTTACGGTAATCCAGCAAGCGATCGCTGGTAAAGCCAAAATTATGGCTGGCACGGGATCAAATTCTACTTCTGAGGCTATATCTGCAACCCAAAAAGCTGCACATCTCGGATTAGATGGTACACTGCAAGTAACACCGTATTACAACAAGCCTCCACAGGAGGGACTGTACCAACATTTCCGTGCGATCGCAGAAGCGGCTCCAGAGCTACCAATTCTTCTTTATAATGTGCCCGGACGTACAGGTTGTAAACTAGAACCTGAAACTGTAGCAAGATTAGCGGAAATTCCGAGTATTATCGGGATAAAAGAAGCAACAGGTGATTTAGATCAAGCTAGCCTAATTCGCGCTCTCACAACTGCCGAATTTGCGATCTACTCAGGGGATGACTCTCTGACATTGCCTTTAATGGCAGTGGGTGCAAAGGGAGTTGTTAGTGTTGCTTCCCATCTAGTTGGCAATCAACTACAAGCAATGATGCAATCTTTTGCCGCAGGCAAATTTTCAGAAGCATTGCAAATTCATCTTCAGCTTTTCCCTCTCTTTAAAGCTTTATTCTTAACCACCAATCCAATTCCTCTCAAGTTAGCTTTGCGCTTGGTGGGATTAGATACAGGCGTAGTGCGATCGCCTCTAGTTATGGGTAATGCTGAACTCGAAGCAAAGCTCAAAGCTGTCCTAACAGAAGTGGGAATCCTTGCCTAG
- a CDS encoding cupin domain-containing protein: MKLHADLSQRVVVESETLDWVDSPMIGVQRRMLERDGEEVARATSIVRYAPNSHFSAHTHGGGEEFLVLDGIFSDEYGDYPAGTYIRNPVGSTHTPFSKDGCTILVKLWQMHPDDQQRVAIATKEMPWANGLVKGLQVMPLHSYATENVALVKWDAGTYFQPHLHLGGEEIFVVDGIFEDEFGTYPKGTWLRNPCGSRHTPFSESGCLIYVKVGHLS; the protein is encoded by the coding sequence ATGAAACTCCATGCAGATTTGAGCCAGAGGGTTGTGGTCGAGAGTGAAACCCTCGATTGGGTAGATTCTCCGATGATTGGTGTGCAGCGCCGAATGCTCGAACGCGATGGCGAAGAAGTGGCAAGGGCGACTTCTATTGTCCGCTATGCTCCTAACAGTCATTTCTCGGCACATACCCACGGCGGCGGCGAAGAGTTTTTGGTCTTAGATGGCATTTTCTCAGATGAATATGGTGACTATCCTGCGGGAACCTATATTCGCAATCCTGTGGGTTCGACCCATACGCCTTTTAGCAAAGATGGTTGCACGATTTTAGTTAAGCTCTGGCAAATGCATCCCGATGATCAACAACGGGTCGCGATCGCCACAAAGGAAATGCCTTGGGCGAATGGCTTGGTCAAAGGCTTGCAAGTTATGCCTCTGCATAGCTATGCAACCGAGAATGTTGCCCTAGTCAAATGGGATGCGGGTACATATTTTCAGCCACATCTGCATTTAGGCGGCGAAGAAATCTTTGTAGTTGATGGAATCTTTGAGGATGAGTTTGGTACTTATCCTAAAGGTACTTGGCTACGAAATCCTTGTGGCAGTCGGCATACACCGTTTAGCGAGTCAGGTTGCCTAATTTATGTCAAAGTTGGACATCTGAGCTAA
- a CDS encoding pyridoxamine 5'-phosphate oxidase family protein, whose amino-acid sequence MPRQFGTIAFTPAVKAMQEKMGSRENYERFVANGADNNTVTPDVAQFIMSMEGFYLGTVTSNGYPYIQFRGGKAGFLKILDDQTLGFADYRGNVQYISVGNLSENDKAFLFLMDYRNRRRLKILGRARIVEDDAEILAQVQDLDYAAKVERAIVFTIEGYDWNCPQHIPVRYSQAEVEALQARITELEQLLAEAKNA is encoded by the coding sequence ATGCCTAGACAATTTGGCACGATCGCCTTCACTCCAGCCGTGAAAGCGATGCAAGAAAAAATGGGTTCCCGTGAGAACTACGAGCGCTTTGTGGCAAATGGAGCCGACAATAACACCGTCACTCCCGACGTTGCTCAATTCATTATGAGTATGGAAGGATTTTATTTGGGAACTGTCACTTCTAATGGCTATCCTTATATTCAATTTCGTGGCGGCAAGGCGGGATTTTTAAAAATTCTCGATGATCAGACCTTGGGATTTGCCGATTATCGCGGCAACGTGCAGTATATCTCAGTCGGAAATCTCTCCGAAAATGATAAGGCTTTTCTATTTTTAATGGATTATCGGAATCGTCGCCGCCTGAAAATCCTCGGTCGGGCAAGGATTGTTGAGGATGATGCTGAAATCCTTGCTCAAGTCCAAGATCTCGACTATGCCGCCAAGGTAGAACGAGCGATCGTCTTTACCATCGAAGGCTATGATTGGAACTGTCCACAGCATATTCCCGTGCGCTATTCGCAAGCGGAAGTGGAAGCATTGCAAGCTAGAATTACTGAATTAGAGCAACTTCTAGCAGAGGCTAAAAACGCATAA
- a CDS encoding protein tyrosine phosphatase family protein, with the protein MKTQSIFSNLILYGRSIWQIARSRLSPKRGIEDILNYRYISDNIATSGQPTAQELELISQAGYKTILNLAPPNASNALPEEKVIVTNLGMEYINIPVVWDNPIMADFKQFCDVMENHKEQPIFVHCAMNMRVSAFVYLYRHLKMGVPALEAYSAMKTVWEPNATWQNFIETAIASKLT; encoded by the coding sequence ATGAAGACCCAAAGTATTTTTTCTAACTTGATTCTATATGGTCGCTCGATATGGCAGATAGCGCGATCGCGTCTAAGTCCTAAAAGAGGCATTGAGGACATTCTGAACTATCGCTATATCTCGGACAATATAGCTACAAGCGGTCAACCAACTGCTCAAGAATTGGAATTAATTAGTCAAGCAGGATATAAAACAATTCTCAATTTAGCACCACCAAATGCGTCCAATGCTCTGCCAGAGGAAAAGGTGATCGTCACTAATTTGGGAATGGAATATATTAACATTCCCGTAGTTTGGGATAATCCTATAATGGCAGACTTTAAACAGTTTTGCGATGTAATGGAAAATCATAAAGAGCAACCAATTTTTGTCCATTGTGCGATGAATATGCGAGTGTCAGCATTTGTGTATCTCTATCGTCATTTAAAGATGGGAGTCCCTGCGCTAGAAGCATATTCAGCGATGAAAACTGTCTGGGAACCCAATGCAACTTGGCAAAACTTCATCGAAACTGCGATCGCTTCTAAATTAACCTAA
- a CDS encoding aspartate-semialdehyde dehydrogenase — MSRKYNVAILGATGAVGTELLALLEERNFPLGKLKVLASERSAGKSVKFADEDLIIEAVTESSFDDVDIVLASAGGSISKKWLPIATKAGAVSIDNSSAFRMNPEVPLIVPEVNPEAAAKHKGIIANPNCTTILLSVAIYPLHQVQPIQRIVAATYQSASGAGARAMEEVKLQSQAILNGEPAIAEVLPYPLAFNLFPHNSPMTDNSYCEEEMKMVNETRKIFDDPEIRITATCVRVPVLRAHSEAINLEFAQPFSTDKAREILASASGVQLVEDFSKNYFPMPIEASGKDDVLVGRIRQDISHPNALELWLCGDQIRKGAALNAVQIAELLIAKSLL, encoded by the coding sequence TTGAGTAGGAAATATAACGTTGCCATTCTCGGAGCAACAGGCGCAGTTGGCACAGAACTTTTAGCTTTACTGGAAGAAAGAAATTTTCCTCTAGGGAAGTTAAAGGTTCTTGCCTCAGAGCGATCGGCAGGTAAGTCGGTTAAGTTCGCAGATGAAGATTTAATCATTGAAGCTGTTACCGAATCATCATTTGATGATGTGGATATTGTGCTAGCTTCAGCAGGGGGTAGCATCTCCAAAAAGTGGCTACCGATCGCCACTAAAGCAGGGGCAGTATCCATTGATAACTCCAGCGCCTTTCGGATGAATCCTGAAGTGCCCTTGATCGTTCCTGAAGTCAATCCTGAAGCTGCCGCAAAACATAAAGGAATTATTGCCAATCCTAATTGCACGACCATTTTGTTGAGTGTTGCAATTTATCCTCTGCATCAAGTACAACCCATCCAGCGCATTGTGGCGGCTACCTATCAATCAGCAAGTGGCGCAGGTGCACGTGCTATGGAAGAAGTAAAGCTGCAATCACAGGCAATTCTCAATGGTGAGCCAGCGATCGCAGAAGTTTTGCCCTATCCGCTTGCATTTAATCTGTTCCCACACAATTCGCCGATGACGGATAATTCCTACTGCGAGGAAGAGATGAAAATGGTCAATGAAACTCGCAAGATTTTTGATGATCCAGAAATTCGGATTACAGCGACCTGTGTACGGGTTCCCGTATTGCGAGCACATTCTGAAGCGATTAATCTAGAGTTTGCTCAACCTTTTAGTACTGACAAGGCTAGAGAAATTCTTGCCTCAGCATCTGGGGTACAGTTAGTTGAGGATTTCAGTAAAAATTATTTCCCCATGCCCATCGAGGCAAGCGGTAAAGATGATGTCCTCGTAGGTAGAATTCGCCAAGATATCTCTCATCCCAATGCACTGGAATTATGGCTATGTGGAGATCAAATCCGTAAGGGTGCAGCGCTAAACGCAGTCCAGATCGCTGAACTACTAATTGCTAAGTCTCTTCTTTAA
- a CDS encoding TetR/AcrR family transcriptional regulator — MSKQTYVPILLKLFRQFGYEGVTLSKISQETGLGKASLYHHFPRGKAEMAEAALSHVNQWLEKSIFQILERKESPIDRFKSMCEESNRFFNQGQNSCLLAVLVIEKSSDDLFHQQISAAFSRWIGAIAQVLIDAGLDEKLARERGEDAIITIQGALIVSHGLRDFTLFQRVLEYLPQQLCRDLS, encoded by the coding sequence ATGTCTAAACAAACCTATGTCCCGATTCTCCTGAAACTGTTTCGGCAGTTTGGTTATGAGGGAGTGACACTTTCCAAAATTTCCCAAGAAACGGGCTTGGGTAAAGCGAGTCTCTATCATCATTTCCCTAGAGGCAAGGCGGAGATGGCTGAGGCTGCACTCTCTCATGTTAATCAGTGGCTAGAGAAAAGCATTTTTCAAATACTTGAGCGTAAAGAAAGCCCTATCGACAGATTTAAGTCCATGTGCGAGGAGTCGAATCGCTTTTTTAATCAGGGGCAGAATTCTTGTCTGTTAGCTGTTTTGGTCATCGAAAAATCAAGCGATGACCTGTTTCACCAGCAAATTAGTGCAGCTTTTTCACGATGGATTGGGGCGATCGCTCAAGTTCTCATTGATGCAGGCTTAGATGAGAAACTGGCGAGGGAAAGGGGGGAAGATGCAATAATTACGATTCAAGGAGCTTTAATTGTGTCGCACGGTCTGAGAGATTTCACTCTATTTCAGCGTGTCCTTGAGTATTTGCCCCAACAACTATGCCGCGATCTTTCGTAG